The following are encoded in a window of Arctopsyche grandis isolate Sample6627 chromosome 2, ASM5162203v2, whole genome shotgun sequence genomic DNA:
- the Ccn gene encoding cellular communication network factor protein Ccn — translation MRFHFFCVFLLTMLIGEICQAVPSRDSLQGAWRGCEDCERPLGAPCGHDMGARCRRGLTCRYHRRDDPVGVCKVPVAKGCLIDTRFYQHGEQFSLDCRTQCICQNGTYVCASRCPNENISPKGSCTHPRLIDLPGHCCRQWLCDAPMVTDPPKCIEKATPWSECSITCGTGLSFRTSNVNPSCIMRKETRLCQRKSCIPVRQANFSATHHIRRRHWCKTMQRWKGVHLRLGPCSSRKPYSPRHCGPCPQADVCCLPTKTTTITVEIKCHNFPMLILDEVSEDVNTFFVSLLEPGEDMWTPIDKHSSRHVEKYKFKPKSTKMNMNQVHLGRDFGNTYVLKVEWPLKCECGKSLCNRENNEAKWEDEDALPLLSRVHRTV, via the exons ATG AGGTTTCACTTTTTTTGCGTGTTTTTGCTGACGATGCTAATCGGCGAAATATGTCAAGCTGTGCCAAGTCGAGATTCCTTACAg GGTGCTTGGAGAGGGTGTGAAGACTGCGAGCGCCCCCTGGGGGCCCCATGTGGTCACGATATGGGGGCCCGTTGCCGTCGGGGGCTCACCTGCCGCTACCATCGCAGGGATGACCCAGTAGGAGTGTGCAAGG tgcCCGTAGCTAAAGGATGTTTGATTGACACACGTTTTTATCAGCATGGAGAACAATTTTCTCTAGATTGTCGAACCCAATGTATTTGTCAG AATGGAACATACGTTTGTGCATCTAGATGTCCCAACGAGAATATTTCACCTAAAGGCTCCTGCACACACCCGAGACTGATTGATTTACCTGGACATTGCTGTCGACAATGGCTGTGTGATGCACCTATGG TGACCGATCCTCCAAAATGCATTGAAAAGGCTACTCCCTGGAGTGAATGCTCGATTACATGTGGAACTGGGCTATCCTTCAGGACATCGAACGTCAATCCTTCATGCATAATGAGAAAGGAAACCCGTCTGTGTCAGAGGAAATCCTGTATTCCAGTTCGACAGGCGAATTTCAGCGCTACACATCATATAAGG AGGAGGCATTGGTGCAAAACTATGCAACGTTGGAAAGGTGTACATTTACGTTTAGGTCCTTGCTCGTCCCGTAAACCCTATTCACCTCGTCACTGTGGACCGTGTCCTCAAGCGGACGTTTGCTGTCTTCCAACAAAAACTACAACCATCACA gTGGAGATTAAGTGTCACAACTTCCCAATGCTAATACTCGACGAGGTGTCTGAAGATGTGAATACTTTTTTTGTCAGTCTCTTAGAACCCGGCGAAGATATGTGGACTCCCATTGATAAACATTCATCGCGCCATGTAGAGAAATATAAATTCAAGCCGAAATCCACGAAGATGAACATGAACCAGGTGCATTTAGGTCGAGATTTTGGTAACACGTATGTCTTGAAAGTCGAATGGCCACTTAAGTGTGAGTGTGGAAAGTCTTTGTGCAACAGAGAAAATAATGAGGCAAAATGGGAAGACGAAGATGCATTGCCTCTTCTAAGTCGAGTTCATCGCACTGTCTAA